The following proteins are co-located in the Gloeocapsa sp. PCC 7428 genome:
- a CDS encoding FMN-dependent NADH-azoreductase — MAHILHIDSSPRGERSFSRKLSYEFVTAWKNAHPEDTLTYRDLGKNPVPHVDEGWIAAAFTPPEARTPELNAAIKLSDELVDEFLAADRYVFGIPMYNFSVPSTFKAYIDQIVRVNRTFAVTDQGYAGLVHGKKMLIVTASGGSYRSGTPAEQYDYLKPFLQAVFGLVGITDITFVQADNLSSGDDARQESLNEAHAMIEELVANW, encoded by the coding sequence ATGGCGCATATTCTGCATATTGATTCTAGTCCTCGTGGTGAACGCTCTTTTTCGCGTAAACTTTCTTATGAGTTCGTTACAGCTTGGAAAAATGCCCATCCAGAGGATACACTGACTTACCGCGATTTGGGGAAAAACCCTGTACCTCATGTTGATGAAGGATGGATTGCGGCTGCATTTACACCCCCAGAAGCGCGTACCCCCGAACTCAACGCAGCAATTAAGCTTTCAGATGAACTAGTAGATGAATTTCTTGCAGCCGATCGCTACGTGTTCGGTATCCCAATGTACAACTTTAGCGTACCTTCAACTTTTAAAGCCTATATTGACCAAATTGTTCGCGTCAATCGTACTTTTGCGGTTACTGATCAAGGATACGCGGGTTTAGTTCACGGAAAGAAAATGCTCATTGTGACTGCTAGCGGTGGTAGCTACAGATCGGGAACGCCAGCAGAACAGTATGATTACCTCAAGCCTTTCTTGCAGGCTGTGTTTGGCTTAGTTGGTATTACTGACATTACGTTTGTGCAAGCTGATAATCTTAGCAGCGGTGATGACGCACGTCAGGAATCTTTGAACGAAGCCCATGCGATGATTGAAGAGTTAGTCGCTAACTGGTGA
- a CDS encoding ParB N-terminal domain-containing protein — protein sequence MISFSLVDVKNIISENPRSDFSEDTLDYLAEIILKTGGLIKPLVVKETGEDTYLVIDGHLEYYAAVKAREKDPRKGEMVNAFVISPKDEKLVLQQAEAFREYQTVNHPATTTENNTTKLEQRITNIELRLEKHLSQLREERTKEKQELEIKLKEFKDKIPKLIEPLTAFNTLNASELLLILQNVGISSKTATKLVEAIQKERTKKEFTSVVEVVKRITGLSEKRMLSIIDNLSRTLVYKD from the coding sequence ATGATTTCATTTTCACTTGTAGATGTTAAAAATATCATTTCGGAAAATCCACGTTCAGATTTTTCTGAGGATACATTAGATTATTTAGCAGAAATAATTCTTAAAACAGGAGGACTGATCAAGCCATTAGTTGTGAAAGAAACAGGAGAAGACACTTATTTAGTAATTGATGGGCACTTAGAATACTACGCTGCTGTTAAAGCTAGAGAAAAAGATCCTCGTAAAGGCGAAATGGTTAATGCCTTTGTGATTTCACCTAAAGATGAAAAACTAGTATTACAGCAAGCCGAAGCATTTCGAGAATATCAAACTGTCAATCATCCAGCAACCACAACTGAGAATAACACAACAAAATTAGAACAACGTATAACAAATATTGAATTGCGGTTAGAAAAGCACCTCAGTCAACTGCGGGAAGAGCGTACAAAAGAGAAACAAGAGTTGGAGATAAAATTAAAGGAATTTAAAGATAAAATTCCCAAGTTAATTGAACCTTTAACAGCTTTTAATACTTTAAACGCTTCTGAGTTGTTACTTATACTTCAAAATGTGGGAATATCTAGTAAAACAGCCACTAAGTTAGTTGAAGCTATACAGAAAGAACGTACAAAGAAAGAGTTTACATCTGTAGTTGAAGTTGTTAAACGAATCACAGGATTAAGCGAGAAAAGAATGCTTAGTATTATTGACAATTTATCTCGTACTCTAGTTTATAAAGATTAA
- a CDS encoding alpha/beta fold hydrolase: MQDWWRETFPQGRQNLTIIDANGHPVSIAYGEKGTGKPLVLVHGIGSWCYSWRHCIEPLAKHFRVICFDAKGYGFSEKPAHPEKPGHQMLELERIIRALCSEPAIVVAISLGALVSLAVVQEHPELFASLVLINVPIFPERLPNRWMRSLSDLPIELLKIVDSLRLTFLFSTLVRAIVRVERREVLVDWSAVTPEEVYWITYPYIYIPGTLAKVTEELQIAAQEIKRLQQKQPNLISQIQSRLGEITCPTLIVWGDQDRWFPATDAEKLRSHIPHAQVEIIQDCGHDAPANCPQELNAAILEFLQDTGFTNT, translated from the coding sequence ATGCAAGACTGGTGGAGAGAGACTTTTCCTCAAGGACGGCAAAATTTAACAATAATCGATGCTAATGGTCATCCAGTTTCGATTGCTTACGGAGAAAAAGGCACTGGTAAACCGTTAGTTTTGGTTCATGGGATTGGTAGCTGGTGCTATAGTTGGCGTCATTGTATTGAACCACTAGCAAAACATTTTCGAGTGATTTGCTTCGATGCTAAAGGTTATGGTTTCTCAGAAAAACCAGCACATCCAGAAAAACCAGGACATCAAATGCTAGAGTTAGAGCGGATTATTCGTGCTTTATGTAGTGAGCCTGCAATAGTTGTCGCGATATCTTTAGGTGCATTGGTAAGTCTTGCTGTTGTCCAAGAACATCCAGAGTTATTCGCAAGCTTAGTTTTGATTAATGTCCCAATTTTTCCTGAACGCTTACCGAATCGCTGGATGCGATCGCTTTCTGATCTACCGATAGAATTATTAAAGATTGTTGATTCGCTGCGGTTAACATTCCTTTTCTCGACGCTTGTCCGCGCGATCGTGCGAGTCGAACGCCGTGAAGTTTTGGTAGATTGGTCAGCAGTCACCCCCGAAGAAGTTTATTGGATTACGTATCCCTACATCTATATTCCTGGAACGCTGGCAAAAGTAACCGAAGAATTACAAATCGCTGCGCAGGAAATTAAGCGCTTACAACAAAAGCAACCAAATTTAATTAGTCAAATTCAATCGCGTTTGGGTGAAATTACTTGCCCAACACTCATCGTCTGGGGCGATCAAGATCGCTGGTTTCCCGCCACCGATGCTGAAAAACTGCGATCGCACATTCCTCATGCACAAGTAGAAATTATACAAGACTGCGGTCACGACGCCCCTGCAAACTGTCCCCAAGAACTCAATGCTGCAATCTTAGAGTTTCTTCAGGATACAGGTTTTACAAATACTTAA
- a CDS encoding DUF29 domain-containing protein, producing the protein MLKTTNYEKDFVAWSDEQAMLLEQERFSELDLINLIEEVRDLGSNDKHALRSNLRIVLLHLLKWQFQPSYRSNSWLSSIVEHRQRVEELIEKSPSLKPYLEAVLDEVYLKAVRGAAKQAGLSTSSFPDACPYTLAEVLDLDFLPD; encoded by the coding sequence ATGCTGAAAACCACCAATTACGAAAAAGACTTTGTCGCTTGGTCTGATGAGCAGGCGATGCTATTGGAACAGGAGAGATTCAGCGAACTAGACTTAATCAACTTGATCGAAGAGGTACGAGATTTGGGCAGCAACGATAAACACGCCTTAAGAAGTAACTTGAGAATCGTGTTACTCCACCTGCTCAAATGGCAATTCCAGCCTAGTTATCGCTCTAATAGTTGGCTATCTTCGATTGTTGAACATCGACAGCGAGTTGAGGAGTTGATAGAGAAAAGTCCTAGCCTCAAACCCTATTTAGAAGCAGTATTAGACGAAGTTTATCTTAAAGCTGTTAGAGGAGCAGCAAAGCAGGCAGGTTTATCTACCAGTAGTTTTCCTGATGCGTGTCCTTACACGCTTGCAGAGGTTCTCGATCTTGATTTTCTTCCAGATTAG
- a CDS encoding YihY/virulence factor BrkB family protein, with the protein MTWATLSATFVRVGERRLLGLSSEIAYNSMLSLFPAILAILTAISLFQESLQSTFRQLALRLSTVAPDEALSLIRDFAQEITQNRNRGLFSISFVAAIWIASGALNTIMTALDQIHQIPSQQTRPFWKAKLISIGLTIGSIILLVVASFLVFLSDLILEFFVRESGLYFLLFIWQILIWPLALGVMSAAFAFIYRYGPSRWDSGTPMMPGAILAAISWAILSALFRMYVANFGNYNQAYGAVGAVIVLMLWLYMSAAVLLVGDQLNVCVGEAMRSHSKTVIEISSTTNSKINNS; encoded by the coding sequence ATGACTTGGGCAACATTAAGCGCGACCTTTGTACGTGTAGGCGAAAGAAGGCTGTTAGGTTTATCGTCCGAAATCGCTTATAACTCAATGTTATCGCTGTTTCCGGCAATTCTTGCTATTCTAACAGCAATTAGCTTATTTCAAGAGTCACTACAATCGACGTTTAGGCAACTAGCACTACGACTCAGTACAGTTGCACCGGATGAAGCCCTCTCTTTGATTCGGGATTTTGCTCAAGAAATTACTCAGAACCGAAATCGCGGGTTATTCTCAATCAGCTTTGTTGCAGCAATTTGGATTGCTTCTGGCGCATTAAATACGATAATGACAGCCCTCGACCAAATTCATCAAATTCCATCACAACAAACGCGTCCTTTTTGGAAAGCAAAGTTGATTTCAATTGGTCTGACTATAGGGTCAATTATACTATTAGTTGTCGCCTCGTTTCTAGTATTTCTTAGCGATCTCATTTTAGAATTTTTTGTTCGCGAAAGTGGTTTATATTTTTTATTGTTCATCTGGCAAATCCTGATTTGGCCTTTGGCTTTAGGCGTTATGTCTGCGGCTTTTGCTTTTATTTACCGCTATGGACCAAGTCGTTGGGATTCTGGTACGCCAATGATGCCTGGAGCGATTTTAGCGGCGATTTCTTGGGCAATCTTATCGGCTTTGTTTCGGATGTATGTGGCAAATTTTGGTAACTACAATCAAGCTTATGGTGCAGTTGGCGCAGTCATTGTTTTAATGTTGTGGCTGTATATGAGTGCCGCAGTGCTGTTAGTCGGCGATCAGCTTAATGTTTGTGTAGGCGAAGCGATGCGATCGCACTCCAAAACTGTCATAGAAATTAGTAGTACGACAAACTCCAAGATAAATAACTCCTAA
- a CDS encoding AAA family ATPase, producing the protein MPFSPENCRNESEVESKLIVQYLLPALGYSPDTWYQEVAFGSIRLDFLAFATQVVPFVLNDYSSLSVVMEAKHPNQNLNNHVRRLKWYLTSLNVAYGLLTNGKQLRIYQSIDDNIQLVFQCSGHDIESRIEEIQALIGRESLRKKYTQKKIISVTTNPKSDSENKKQNNMKAIAIYHNKGGVGKTTVAVNLAAALRKKGKRILLIDLDSQANTTFATGLVKFQFEEEDDLKERNVYHLLESGDYNFIPDIARKSHFFNSPEIDVVPSHITLIEHQDQLNKILASRRRLVVKLKQVADTYDFVIIDTPPSRDLYAEVALIAADYLIIPSDLKPFANQGLPTVKKFIKEVNESREAVGKPHLILLGVLPSKIATNSKFLQYTFPKQRSVIPEKYELPLMETVIYDRTALSECTNQTVQIGELEIPNPKSIFDFADGKPSSNSAQVATSEFELLAGEVLQKMELK; encoded by the coding sequence TTGCCTTTTTCCCCAGAAAATTGTCGTAACGAAAGCGAAGTAGAAAGCAAGCTCATTGTACAGTATCTGCTTCCAGCATTAGGCTACTCACCAGACACTTGGTATCAAGAAGTTGCTTTTGGCAGTATTCGTTTAGACTTTCTAGCTTTCGCTACACAAGTAGTTCCGTTTGTTTTGAATGACTACTCTTCTTTAAGCGTTGTCATGGAGGCAAAGCATCCTAATCAAAACTTGAACAATCATGTGCGCCGCCTCAAGTGGTACTTAACTAGTTTAAATGTTGCTTATGGACTCCTAACTAATGGCAAACAACTGAGAATCTATCAAAGCATTGATGATAATATTCAGTTAGTATTTCAATGTTCAGGTCACGATATTGAAAGTAGAATTGAAGAAATTCAAGCTCTTATAGGTAGAGAAAGTTTAAGAAAAAAATACACTCAAAAGAAGATAATTTCAGTTACAACTAATCCTAAGTCAGACTCTGAGAATAAGAAGCAGAATAACATGAAAGCTATTGCAATTTACCATAACAAAGGTGGTGTCGGGAAAACCACAGTTGCCGTCAATCTAGCTGCCGCACTAAGAAAAAAAGGTAAAAGGATACTCTTAATAGATTTAGATTCGCAAGCAAACACTACTTTTGCCACTGGCTTAGTTAAGTTTCAATTTGAAGAAGAGGATGACTTAAAGGAGCGAAACGTATACCACTTACTCGAATCAGGTGATTATAACTTTATTCCTGATATTGCTCGTAAATCTCATTTTTTCAATAGTCCTGAAATTGATGTTGTTCCTTCACACATTACGTTAATTGAGCACCAAGATCAACTAAATAAAATTTTAGCAAGTAGAAGGAGGTTAGTTGTCAAACTAAAACAAGTAGCAGATACCTATGATTTTGTCATTATCGATACACCACCATCTAGAGATTTATATGCAGAAGTAGCCTTGATTGCTGCTGACTACTTAATAATTCCTTCAGATTTGAAACCGTTCGCTAATCAAGGTTTGCCGACTGTAAAAAAGTTTATCAAAGAGGTTAATGAATCTAGAGAAGCTGTAGGTAAGCCGCATCTAATTCTTTTAGGTGTTCTTCCCTCCAAAATTGCTACTAATTCCAAGTTTCTACAGTATACTTTTCCTAAACAGAGGAGTGTTATTCCAGAAAAATATGAATTACCTCTAATGGAAACAGTAATTTATGATAGGACAGCTTTATCAGAATGCACTAATCAAACTGTGCAAATAGGAGAATTAGAGATTCCTAACCCCAAATCAATCTTTGACTTTGCTGATGGTAAACCCTCTTCTAATTCTGCTCAAGTTGCTACTAGTGAATTTGAGCTTTTAGCTGGAGAAGTTTTACAAAAAATGGAGTTGAAATGA
- a CDS encoding DUF4112 domain-containing protein produces MTQSVAQFANVAAHPKLTSVQRLRRFSRLLDNAIGIPGTKFRIGIDPLIGLIPGAGDIVGTALSAYIVIEAARLGIPKAVLGRMVRNIVIESVFGSIPVIGDMFDFAWKANMKNVDLLEEYLKNPQNAMNK; encoded by the coding sequence ATGACCCAATCTGTTGCTCAGTTTGCCAATGTTGCGGCTCACCCTAAACTTACATCAGTACAACGCCTGCGTAGGTTTAGCCGTTTGCTTGATAATGCTATTGGCATTCCAGGGACAAAATTTCGTATTGGTATTGACCCTCTTATCGGCTTAATTCCTGGTGCTGGAGATATTGTTGGCACCGCGCTTTCGGCGTATATTGTCATCGAAGCAGCAAGGTTAGGGATTCCTAAAGCTGTATTAGGACGGATGGTCAGGAATATCGTAATAGAGAGCGTGTTTGGCTCAATTCCAGTCATCGGCGATATGTTTGACTTTGCGTGGAAAGCTAATATGAAGAATGTCGATTTGCTAGAAGAGTATCTCAAGAATCCTCAAAACGCTATGAACAAGTAA
- the ileS gene encoding isoleucine--tRNA ligase — translation MRANATKREPEIQKFWAENQIYDRLSQNNPGELFVLHDGPPYANGALHLGHALNKILKDIINRYQLLQGRKVRYVPGWDCHGLPIELKVLQNMKAAERQNLTPLELRRKAKEFALAAVEEQSKSFQRYGVWGDFDNPYLTLKPEYEAAQIGVFGQMVLKGYIYRGLKPVHWSPSSKTALAEAELEYPEGHTSRSLYAAFPVTHLSETASALGEFLPHLSVAIWTTTPWTIPANLAVAVNPELTYAVVQVANHEQPKYLIVAADLVERLSQILASDLAIKAKVSGKDLEHTTYRHPLYDRESPVVIGGDYVTTESGTGLVHTAPGHGQDDYIVGQRYGLPILAPVDADGNFTAEAGQFAGLNVLGDGNAAVIDALSAAGALLKEEPYVHKYPYDWRTKKPTIFRATEQWFASVEGFRDAALKAISEVKWIPAIGENRITAMVSERSDWCISRQRSWGVPIPVFYDEETGEALLNEETIAHVQGIIAEIGTDAWWELSTEELLPESYRNNGRSYRKGTDTMDVWFDSGSSWAAVAQQRPELHYPAEMYLEGSDQHRGWFQSSLLTSVAVNGYAPYKTVLTHGFTIDEQGRKMSKSLGNGIEPEIVINGGKNQKEEPAYGADVLRLWVSSVDYTSDAPLSKNILKQLSEAYRKIRNTARFLLGNLHDFDPSEHSVPYAQLPELDRYMLHRMTEVFKDVTEAFETYQFFRFFQTVQNFCVVDLSNFYLDTAKDRLYISAPDAFRRRSCQTVLSVALENLARAIAPVLCHMAEDIWQQLPYPTPYKSVFEAGWVQLDSQWHNPELASSWQKLRLLRADVNKVLEQARVEKMIGSSLEAKVLLYVPDAAFKAQLQTLNPGTAQPLATVEKVVAQTTLPATQNPKTWQQYLAELLQPFTRSPAYLRDVLKVYRELWVVAVVLAVFPLIVLPLGLLKAVLVGINDIPLLPRVFQLIGIYATLRYLLLAFMRIVLSQKSKAPTTETESIAQAVPVQEKQTATQSNGVDELRYLFIASQVELVDSPEAVQQAKYNLQTDELAIGVVNADGKKCDRCWNYSVHVGESPEHPLICERCVSALAGDF, via the coding sequence ATGCGGGCAAACGCAACAAAGCGCGAGCCAGAAATCCAAAAGTTTTGGGCAGAAAACCAAATATACGATCGCCTGTCGCAGAACAACCCTGGCGAGTTATTTGTTTTGCACGACGGTCCTCCCTATGCTAACGGCGCGCTGCATCTCGGTCACGCGCTCAACAAAATTCTCAAAGACATTATTAACCGCTATCAGTTGTTGCAAGGACGTAAAGTTCGCTACGTTCCTGGCTGGGATTGTCACGGTTTGCCGATTGAACTCAAAGTGTTACAAAATATGAAGGCAGCCGAACGGCAAAACCTCACGCCGTTGGAATTGCGACGCAAAGCAAAAGAGTTTGCCTTAGCAGCGGTTGAGGAACAAAGCAAAAGTTTTCAACGCTACGGGGTTTGGGGCGATTTTGACAATCCTTATTTGACATTAAAACCCGAATACGAGGCAGCACAAATCGGTGTATTTGGGCAAATGGTCTTAAAAGGCTACATTTATCGCGGTTTGAAACCAGTCCACTGGAGTCCTAGCTCAAAAACGGCACTGGCAGAAGCCGAACTAGAATATCCAGAAGGTCATACCTCGCGTAGTCTTTACGCGGCTTTTCCTGTGACTCATCTTTCGGAAACTGCTTCAGCACTGGGCGAATTTTTGCCGCATCTAAGTGTAGCCATTTGGACAACGACACCTTGGACAATTCCAGCTAACTTAGCAGTAGCTGTCAATCCAGAATTAACTTATGCGGTGGTACAAGTTGCTAATCACGAGCAACCTAAATACTTAATCGTAGCCGCTGACTTAGTAGAACGCTTATCACAGATTCTCGCAAGCGACCTTGCAATTAAAGCAAAAGTAAGTGGCAAGGATTTAGAACACACAACTTATCGTCATCCACTCTACGATCGCGAAAGTCCAGTCGTAATAGGTGGCGATTACGTGACAACCGAGTCAGGAACAGGCTTAGTCCACACTGCACCAGGTCACGGACAAGATGACTACATCGTCGGTCAGCGGTACGGTTTACCAATATTAGCACCCGTCGATGCTGACGGTAATTTTACCGCAGAAGCTGGACAATTTGCGGGGTTGAATGTTCTTGGTGATGGCAACGCTGCTGTCATCGATGCCCTATCTGCGGCGGGGGCGTTACTCAAAGAAGAACCATACGTTCACAAATATCCCTACGATTGGCGGACGAAAAAACCAACGATCTTCCGCGCCACCGAACAGTGGTTCGCCTCCGTCGAAGGATTTCGCGATGCCGCACTCAAAGCGATTAGTGAAGTCAAGTGGATTCCCGCGATCGGCGAAAACCGAATTACCGCGATGGTATCCGAACGTTCAGATTGGTGCATTTCGCGACAACGTAGCTGGGGTGTCCCCATCCCTGTCTTCTACGACGAAGAAACAGGGGAAGCGCTACTAAATGAAGAAACGATCGCCCACGTGCAAGGAATTATCGCAGAAATTGGCACCGATGCGTGGTGGGAATTATCGACAGAAGAACTCTTACCAGAAAGTTACCGCAATAATGGTCGGTCGTACCGCAAAGGCACCGATACGATGGATGTCTGGTTCGATTCGGGTTCCTCGTGGGCGGCGGTAGCGCAACAGCGTCCTGAGTTGCACTACCCTGCGGAAATGTATTTAGAAGGCTCTGACCAACATCGCGGCTGGTTTCAATCAAGTTTACTCACAAGCGTCGCCGTCAATGGTTATGCACCTTACAAAACGGTCTTAACTCATGGTTTTACCATCGACGAGCAAGGTCGCAAGATGAGCAAATCGCTGGGAAATGGCATCGAACCAGAGATTGTCATTAATGGCGGTAAAAATCAAAAAGAAGAACCAGCCTATGGTGCTGATGTTCTGCGGCTATGGGTATCATCCGTCGATTACACCTCAGATGCACCGCTGAGTAAAAACATCCTCAAGCAATTATCGGAAGCATATCGCAAGATTCGCAACACAGCACGATTCTTGTTGGGTAATCTACACGATTTCGACCCTTCTGAGCATTCTGTACCTTACGCGCAATTGCCCGAACTCGATCGGTATATGCTGCACCGGATGACCGAAGTCTTTAAGGATGTGACTGAGGCGTTTGAGACTTACCAATTCTTCCGGTTTTTCCAAACGGTGCAAAATTTCTGCGTCGTCGATTTATCGAACTTCTACTTAGATACTGCCAAAGACCGATTGTACATTAGTGCGCCCGATGCATTTCGGCGACGTAGCTGTCAAACGGTATTGAGTGTCGCACTCGAAAATTTAGCCCGCGCGATCGCACCTGTACTATGTCACATGGCAGAAGATATTTGGCAGCAGCTACCATACCCGACGCCCTACAAATCCGTCTTTGAAGCCGGTTGGGTGCAACTAGACTCTCAATGGCACAACCCTGAACTGGCAAGTTCTTGGCAAAAGTTACGGCTGCTGCGCGCTGATGTCAATAAAGTTCTCGAACAAGCACGCGTCGAGAAAATGATCGGTTCTTCACTTGAAGCCAAGGTGTTGCTTTATGTTCCTGATGCTGCCTTCAAAGCGCAGTTACAAACATTAAACCCTGGCACGGCTCAACCCTTAGCGACTGTTGAAAAAGTTGTAGCACAGACAACACTGCCTGCAACACAGAACCCAAAAACCTGGCAACAGTATTTAGCTGAACTTTTGCAGCCCTTTACGCGATCGCCAGCATATTTACGCGATGTGTTAAAGGTATACCGCGAACTTTGGGTTGTCGCCGTTGTGCTTGCCGTGTTTCCCTTGATTGTACTGCCACTTGGCTTGTTGAAAGCTGTACTTGTCGGTATCAATGATATTCCTTTGCTACCGCGCGTCTTCCAACTCATTGGCATTTACGCAACGCTGCGCTACTTGCTACTAGCATTTATGCGCATCGTATTATCGCAGAAGTCGAAAGCGCCAACTACTGAAACCGAATCAATCGCACAAGCTGTGCCAGTACAAGAAAAACAGACCGCAACTCAATCTAACGGTGTTGATGAACTGCGTTATTTATTCATCGCTTCGCAAGTAGAACTTGTCGATTCACCAGAAGCAGTGCAACAAGCAAAATACAACTTACAAACTGACGAACTTGCCATTGGTGTTGTGAATGCAGACGGGAAGAAGTGCGATCGCTGTTGGAACTACTCAGTTCACGTCGGCGAATCTCCAGAACATCCCCTTATTTGCGAACGCTGTGTTTCTGCGTTAGCCGGAGACTTTTAA
- the thrC gene encoding threonine synthase → MTLIANKSTNREVWSGLIKTYQQYLPVTENTPIVTLLEGNTPLIPIPSIAQIIGRQVQVFAKYDGLNPTGSFKDRGMTMAISKAKEAGARAVICASTGNTSAAAAAYAKRAEMKAFVLIPDGYVALGKLAQALLYGAEVLSIKGNFDQALKIVREMANSYPITLVNSVNPYRLEGQKTAAFEVVDALGEAPDWLCIPVGNAGNITAYWMGFCQYHQSGKCDRLPRMMGFQAAGAAPLITGKAVTHPDTVATAIRIGNPANWEKAIAVQSASNGEFHAVTDEEILAAYRLLASSEGIFCEPASAASVAGMLKVKDQIPTGATVVCVLTGNGLKDPNTAIDNNQNAFKPGIEPTLEAVAEAMGVI, encoded by the coding sequence GTGACTCTGATTGCTAACAAATCTACTAACCGCGAAGTTTGGTCTGGACTAATCAAAACGTACCAGCAATACTTACCTGTCACTGAAAATACACCGATAGTCACTCTATTAGAGGGTAATACGCCGTTGATTCCGATTCCCTCAATTGCTCAAATCATCGGTAGACAAGTACAGGTATTCGCCAAGTACGACGGGTTAAACCCTACAGGTAGCTTCAAAGACCGAGGAATGACGATGGCGATTTCCAAGGCGAAAGAAGCAGGGGCGCGGGCAGTTATTTGTGCAAGTACGGGTAATACTTCCGCCGCCGCTGCCGCCTATGCAAAACGTGCGGAAATGAAAGCTTTTGTGCTGATTCCCGATGGATATGTTGCTTTAGGTAAATTGGCGCAAGCACTGCTTTATGGTGCTGAAGTGTTGTCGATTAAAGGAAACTTTGACCAAGCATTGAAAATCGTCCGCGAGATGGCAAATAGCTATCCGATTACTTTGGTAAATTCAGTCAATCCTTATCGTTTAGAAGGACAAAAAACCGCAGCGTTTGAAGTTGTTGATGCTTTAGGTGAAGCTCCAGACTGGCTATGCATCCCTGTAGGCAATGCCGGAAATATCACAGCATACTGGATGGGATTTTGTCAATATCATCAATCCGGTAAATGCGATCGCTTACCGCGAATGATGGGCTTTCAAGCTGCTGGGGCTGCACCGTTAATTACCGGAAAAGCTGTAACGCACCCTGATACCGTCGCGACCGCAATTCGCATCGGCAATCCGGCAAACTGGGAAAAGGCGATCGCGGTACAATCCGCAAGCAATGGAGAATTTCACGCGGTTACTGATGAAGAAATCCTTGCAGCCTACCGTTTATTAGCATCCTCAGAAGGCATCTTCTGCGAACCTGCAAGCGCGGCTTCGGTTGCGGGTATGTTAAAAGTCAAAGATCAAATTCCTACAGGTGCAACCGTCGTGTGCGTCCTCACCGGAAACGGACTCAAAGACCCCAACACAGCAATTGATAACAATCAAAACGCATTCAAACCAGGAATTGAACCGACACTCGAAGCTGTAGCCGAAGCAATGGGAGTTATCTAA
- a CDS encoding ParA family protein → MAYIIATANMKGGVGKTTLSVNLATSLAKDHGKKVLIFDLDTQISATLSIMSPTDFAKYRKTKRTLKYLINQAIQPETRSKISVKEAIHYNACKLANLDLLPGDIELYDEFVVSEMLHEEAFEVDRLDFETVWNRFERRLVKQILEPVLENYDFIILDCAPGYNLMTRSALAASNFYVLPAKSEPLSIVGIQLLERRIAQLKESHASEVNLDIKLLGIVFTMSGNLITGRYYKQVMQRINEDFDAAQIFKTQIPTDVNVAKAVDSFMPVVMTNPQSAGAKAFTQITQEFLQKLQLAGSNQQETQLVNTKVGNW, encoded by the coding sequence ATGGCTTATATCATTGCAACAGCAAATATGAAAGGTGGTGTAGGAAAAACAACGCTAAGTGTCAATTTAGCGACTTCACTCGCCAAAGATCATGGTAAAAAAGTTCTTATTTTCGATTTAGATACTCAAATTAGTGCTACTTTGAGTATAATGTCGCCAACAGATTTCGCTAAATACCGAAAAACAAAGCGGACTTTGAAATATTTAATCAACCAAGCTATTCAGCCAGAAACACGCTCAAAGATTAGTGTGAAAGAAGCAATTCACTACAATGCGTGCAAGCTTGCCAATCTAGATTTATTACCAGGTGATATCGAGCTATACGATGAATTTGTGGTTTCTGAAATGCTGCATGAAGAAGCCTTTGAAGTAGATCGACTTGATTTTGAAACAGTTTGGAATCGCTTTGAAAGAAGATTAGTTAAACAAATTTTAGAGCCAGTTCTCGAAAATTACGATTTTATTATTCTCGACTGCGCACCTGGTTATAATTTGATGACCCGCAGTGCGCTTGCTGCGAGTAATTTCTATGTTCTACCTGCAAAATCTGAGCCGTTATCAATAGTAGGTATTCAGTTATTAGAAAGACGGATTGCTCAACTGAAAGAAAGCCATGCATCTGAGGTGAATTTAGATATTAAATTGTTGGGAATTGTCTTTACAATGTCAGGTAATTTAATTACAGGCAGATACTACAAACAAGTGATGCAGCGAATTAATGAGGATTTTGACGCAGCACAAATTTTCAAGACTCAAATACCAACTGATGTCAATGTTGCTAAAGCAGTTGATAGTTTTATGCCTGTTGTCATGACAAATCCGCAATCAGCAGGGGCTAAAGCATTTACTCAAATAACGCAAGAGTTTTTACAGAAACTGCAACTAGCTGGGAGTAATCAGCAGGAAACACAATTAGTTAATACTAAGGTTGGTAATTGGTAA